From Felis catus isolate Fca126 chromosome B4, F.catus_Fca126_mat1.0, whole genome shotgun sequence:
CAAAGAGGATAAAGGGGGTGGGTTTGTAAACGAATCCCTGATCCACATCCAGTCCAGTTCCGTGGATGCCCGCAATATGATAAGGGCCGGAGTACAATGTTTTGAATGAAATGCTGAATACAGTGTCTTGAATGAAAGACCCACCAGCCAAGGCCAAGggtgtgtacatgtgtttgtCAGGCGAGAAAAAAACATTAACTGAGCACTAACTCTGTGCCTAGTTGTGTGCGTGGAGCCGAGGAGGTAGAAATGAATCCTACCAAACCCGACTTCTGCCCCTACTGGGCTCAAGTTCTGGGTGTCACTAACCAAAAGGGGCGCTGAGGTGGTATTGGGCTGTGGGCTGCTCTGGGTGGGTGCAAAAGAAAGGAATGACGGGAAGGGCTAGGAGGGGGAGGCAACCCAGGGGACCCCAACCCAGGCCTCACCTGAGTCTCCTAAATGAGCCAGTCAGGCAGTCCGTCTGGGGGTGTTCCAGGCCTTGAGGGGAGGGCTGAAGGGTCTGTGGTGTAGGACTGTCCGCTTTTCCTGGTGGCTGCTTTGTGATCACTGAGGTGCTCCCCCTCCTGGTGGGCTTTGAAATCGCACTGCTCAGCCCGCACCAGGGCTAGGCTGGGTGGGGCTGGAAAAGCCCTATGGAGCTCACCGGTCCCATTTCCCTGCCCCAGGCAGGCCAGCATCAAAGTCACAGTGAACCAAGAGAATCTCCTACCCCTTATCCGTGGCCTGCCATCAGGGCACTAAGGACAGCTTGTGGGTATTTTGGTCCCCATCCCTTGCTGGGTCAGAGTAGGAAAGCCGTTCAGAACGGCAGCCCAGGGAGTTCAGAGCTGTAATTGACATTTGGAGACACAGGGCTCTGGACACGAGTGTAGTGTGTGCCATCTGCCCAGAGGTGGCACGAAGTGGGAAAGAGCACAAGTCTGGACCCTAGGACAGCTGCAAGGCTCAGCTATGGCACCAATGGCTCTGGGTAAGTGCGGCTAAGCCACCTGAGCTCTCTGGGGTGCCCGTTGCCTTAGTCTGAAACGGATCTCGTAATTGCCATCGTATTGACTGACTGGCCTCTTGGTGCATATGTCGTAAGCTGTGTGCTGCTCCTCGGTATCATTCTGGGGAATTAGGGTTCCAATTGGCGTTCCCGTCCCACAAGGGTTGAACTTGGTGGGAAGGGAAGGCTCATCTGCTCACTTCCTTGACTTAGTGTTGAGTGTGGTTTTCACACACCTTCCCTGATCTCTGGTTACTTTTAAGAGACACAACaggaaggtgggggcgggggggatggtcCCCAAGACCACAGCAGGCCTGTGTTCTGATGTTGCAGATGGTGGAGAGCATGAAGTACCCTTTTCGGCAAGGCATGCGGCTGGAGGTGGTGGACAAGGCCCAGGTGTCACGGACCCGCATGGCCGTTGTGGACACAGTAATTGGGGGTCGCCTTCGGCTCCTCTATGAAGATGGCGACAGCGATGACGACTTCTGGTGCCACATGTGGAGCCCCCTGATCCACCCAGTGGGTTGGTCACGGCGCGTTGGCCATGGCATCAAGCTTTCAGGTTAGCAGAGCCCCAGGCCAGCGTGACACGGGTTCTGCTGCCCCAGGTCCTAGGTGGGAGCATCTCTATACCCCACAACAATCCTCTGTGGTAGAGGTGAGCATTTCTGTCATGTAGTTGGTGATAACAAGGTCCAGAGAGGTTGGGTGATTTGACCAAGGTCACTCAGCTTGTAAGTGGTATGATCGATCTGAACCCAGAGGCTGCAGACCCCATCCTCTCCCACGTGATGTGGGAAGCATCTGGATCTGAAGGGTTCAGTAGTCCCTACGGAGAGCTCCTGATGTTTTCTGTCTTCCGGTCTGGGGGGATAGGCAGGTAGGGGATGCTGAGATACAGGTTAGAGCATATGCAGGGCAATCTCCACATTTCTGGGGATAGTATGGAGGTGGCCCTGTTGGCAGCCTTCaactcccttctctcccttgctcccaaAAGAGAGGCGCAGTGACATGGCCCACCATCCCACCTTCCGGAAAATCTACTGTGATGCTGTTCCTTACCTGTTCAAGAAGGTGAGGCACAGCCCTTGGAGACTTTTCATCTTGTCCATAGGTCCATTCCAGACCTTGGGACCCTGGGatgttcctttccttcccccgTCTCCTTCCCAAGCCTATGGCAGGTGAGGCCtgcttccccaccctccacctggGCCACCCAGAGATTCCCCACCTGCCCCATTCCTTTAAGGTTCGAGCCGTCTACACGGAAGGTGGTTGGTTTGAGGAAGGGATGAAACTGGAAGCCATTGACCCCCTGAATCTGGGCAACATCTGCGTGGCAACCATCTGCAAGGTGAGCCTGGGCCCGACCCTACAGCCTCTAGTGCGGTTTTCTGAAGCCTTTGAGGCGGCTCCGAGCTCTGCACACCTTCCCCACTCCGGCTGCTCCTGGAGTACCGGACTTTTGTGAGGAGAGGGCTCATCTGCTCCTTGCTCAACATCTGCTTTCGTGTCGGATCCGAGGCACAACGGACAGGTGCTCATTGAACACCTGGCCCGAGCCTGGTCCTGTGTCAGGTGTAGGCCCCGCGCCGTCAGCCTCCCTGGAGGCCTTTCCGCTGCCTCGTGTCCTCTCCTCTGAGGGCTGGAGCCACAGCCATGCTGACTTTGCTGCACACTGTACGTTATTGCTGCAACCTGAGGAGCAAATGGCCCCTGGGGGACATGCTGATTTGTCCATCCAGCCAGACTTCTCCAGGCTGGGCCTGTGTGCTCATCGCTGAAAACCCTGGCAAAAAGATGTAGTCCCTGCAGGAACAGCATTTGCTGTCCAGTGAGGAAGGTAAACAATGTCACACGTACGGGCTGCAGGGGCGCTGAGTGCTCCAAAGCAGAAGCTCGGGGAAGGCCGAGATCTAGCTCTCCGCACACCGCTGATCTGTCGGCTCTCTAGCCACCTGCCCCTTGGATGGGGGTGTAGCTCATGATACCGTGGtgtctgccttctccccacctgcTAGGTCCTCCTGGACGGCTACCTCATGATCTGTGTGGACGGGGGACCTTCCACAGATGGCTCAGACTGGTTCTGTTACCATGCCTCCTCCCACGCTATCTTCCCAGCTACCTTCTGCCAAAAGAATGACATTGAGCTCACACCACCTAAAGGTAAGATCGGCCTTCCAGTCAGAAAGGGTAGAGTGTGGCCACAGGCCCAGATTCCTGGCCAAGCCAGACCCTGGGGCTTGGAGTCTCAGAGTGGATTGGAAAggtgtctgagccacccaaggccaACACTACCAGCCCTTACACTGGGCTGACCGGGCTCTATGACTAGTGTGTGGTTTGGTGAGCAGAGCTCCAACTGTTCCTTTGGGCAGTGAACAACCTGTACAACAGGACCATGGTCCTAGAGCAGGTACCAGTccggggaggagagaagaaggctGCTGGGGAGACTCCAGACTGGGTCCTGATCCAGTTGCAGGTGCCCCTTTGGCATGTGCTCCTTTCTTGgattccctcctgcctcccctcctttccctccacgTTTATACTCTCTGCTTCTCCAGGCTACGAATCACACACTTTCAGCTGGGACACCTACTTGGAGAAGACCAAGTCAAAAGCAGCTCCATCGAGACTCTTTAACATGGTAAGGAAATTGAGGAAGCACGGGGTCTGGGTGGCCCTGCCTGCTCTCGGGGTGTTAATTCCaacccccttctcttccctcgaGTCAGTACTGCGGAGACCAGCCACTTCTGGGGAGAAGTCCCAAACTCTGCCATAGGCATTCTACCTAACAGTCGAGCCGGTCCCTTTCCCGGAGGGACTGGTGCTTGGGAGCAGAGGGCAGCGGGATCACTGTCAAGGGACCCTTCCCCACAGGCGCTCCCAGCCCACTGCCTCTCCCCAGTTGTGCCCCACCGGGGCAGGGAGCTGGCCATGGTCACTGCTGCTTCCTCCCGTCCCTAGGACTGCCCCAACCACGGCTTCAAGGTGGGCATGAAGCTGGAGGCTGTGGACCTGATGGAACCCCGGCTCATCTGCGTGGCCACAGTGAAGCGGGTGGTGCATAGGCTCCTCAGCATCCACTTTGACGGCTGGGACAGCGAATACGACCAGTGGGTGGACTGTGAGTCTCCGGACATCTACCCCGTCGGCTGGTGTGAGCTCACCGGCTACCAGCTCCAGCCACCCGTGGCCGCAGGTCTGGGCTCTCGCGGCCCCAAGAGGCTCTTGACgttgctttcctttttccttcctgccaACCACTCCCGCTGCCCCGTGCCTACCTCATTCTTTGGCATGAGATCGAGAAGTCTCCTGGACCACTTCTAACTAGAGTGGCCCTTGTGTCCCCACCTCCCGCTCCtgacttctctgtctccctctccctctggcctgcaGAGCGCCTTCCTTGATCTTGCCCACTCTGTCATATGCTCGTGCCCTTGTGCACACAGGTAAACCTCCCAGGTCCCTCGGAGCAGCCCTGGTGACgagggtgggaagaagggacagCTGCTCTCcagtccctcccccattctcattGCCCAACTTTGGCTTTCCTTCTCGGGGTGTCCCATGTGTAGGGGAGGCAagtgaggggtgggcagggggtctTGGGACGTGCCTACACCTTGTTCTCTTAGAACTCTCTTCTTACCTCTTACTCTCATCTTTTAACAGAGCCGACCACACCTCTGAAGGCCAAAGAGGCCacgaagaagaaaaagaaacagtttggGAAGAAAAGTAAGTGATGCACTGAAGCAGgcggggctggtgtggggcctgGGACCAGCTGGGCCTGTGTCCCTGGACGTAGAGCGGGAGTCACCACTTAGGTAGCACTCTTCTCGATCCCTCCATCTCCTCTTCCTTGCCCTTTGGCCCCAACATACCTGTCAGCCTATGTCTTAAGGGACCCGAGGACACACAGGGAGTCTTCAGTCTCTGGCACTGGTCAGGATGGCGAGCAAAAAAGGCAAGAGATTGTAATTATAAGcgagaaaggggggagggatcCCCATCTCTGCTGCCCTGTGGTCAGAGTCGCTGCAACCCCGTCGGCTGTTTGAAAGTATGCGGTATGGAGGGGGTGGCGGTTTCTCCCCAAGCCTGTCATTCTTCCCTTGTGACACTCAGGGATGAGAGGGCAGCCACTGAACTTTGGTGTCATCTCCTTAGGCGAGACCCCACTCTTAACAGACcctgagccctgtgtgggctcaGCTTGAGGGGACAGCAGGTGGGGCGGGGTAGGGAGGAGAGAAGGTAAAGCCATCCTGCAGAGCCGCTGGCGTGTGGCCGTGAGGTCGTCTCCACGATGTGACACCACACACAGAAGAGGTTGTCCAGAAATAAGGAGGAAACAGACGGGGTCCCTGGGTGGGATTAAAGTCCTATGAGGGTTTGGGTTTGATCACATGGGAAGACCCTGTACCGTTCACAGTAGTGGGGCCGCGAAAGTCACTTCACAGGTGAGGGAAGGAAGCTCCGCAAGCAGGACGGGGTGGCGTTAACCCCCGACTGGAgagagcctctctgagcctcgggcACACAGCTCTGAGGGGCAGCGTCAGCGTTCAGGCCCTTGGTTCCCCCAGATTGGCTCTTCTGGTGTCACCGCCCCTGCTCGCCGCTGGCTGAGACCCAGCCTTCAAGCCGCACGTGGATACCGCCTTGTGCTGggtttaattctgtttttattcaaaGGGAAAAGAATACCACCGAGCAAGACCCGGCCCCTCAGACAGGGGTCCAAGAAGCCCCTGCTGGAGGACGACCTGCAGGCCGCCGAGAAGATCTCATCGGAGCCTGTTCCTGAAGAGAGTAAGAGCCTCCCGGGCGGGATCAAGGCAGGGCCGGCCTGCGCCAGTGCTCAGAGGCggcccttctccttccccacctggGCACAGAAGAGGAGAGTCAAGTGTGAAGGGACTTCTCTGGGCACCCAGCAGTCCTTGTTGGACCACTGGGCCTGGAGAGCTTCCCAAACACCCACCCCCGACTCTGAACGGAGCCGCACACCTCCAGCCGGGCCCTCTCCGTCTCTGCGGCCCGCCCCGCAGGGGCAAGGCGCCATTCCCGCCTCCCCGCCACTTCCTGAGGGCCCCCCTTCATAGGGAGCCAGAGCCTGAGCCCCCTGCCCTTCCGGAGTTTCACGCACACTCACTCTGttctccccgccctccccacctcccttcctctttAGTCATCGCTGTGCGTGTGAAGGAAGAGCATCTAGACATGGCCACACCTGACAAAGCCCCGAGTCCAGAGCTGCCTGTTCCCATCGAGAACATCAAACAGGAGACAGACGACTGAGCCTTCCCCACAGCCAGCCCGGGGCTTCTCTGTTGCTACCGCCCCTCACCCCACTTTAGTTGGGAGAATGAGCCTTTTTTGCATAAGTTCTGCCAGGTGCTGTGAAGGCCAGGCCCCCAAGgacctctgtcctcctccctggcGAGGCCTGAGTGACTGGCACTGCCTGAGGCCTCCGCGTTGGTCTCTGAGTGTCTCCTCCAGCTAGAGTTCCCACAGCTCTTTCTACAGCAACCTCCCTCCACACCCACCACACCCCTCGGCCGCCGGGGTCGGGGGCTGCCCCCCATCACACTGCAAGACAAGTCCGtgaagggtgtgtgtgtctgagcAAGTCCCGTAATAAAGGCCTGGAGCAGCTCTGAGGGGGAGGCCGTTGCGGGCTGGTGGTGGGTGGCGTGGGTGCCTGAAAGCAGCCACGTGGAGCAGCCTCTCGCCTCTGGGGTTGGCACCCTGCTTCTCGCACCCTAGGGAGATCAGGGAGCCGTGCAGGCACCCAGCCCTGGCAGCTAAGAAGCAGTGACCGGGATACAGGTTTCGGTGACTTGTGGGATGACTTTGACCCTGTTTTTGCTGTTGACATGAGTACTGACCCCCATTTCTTAGAACAGTGTAGAGGTGGAGTCTGCTCCCCAGGGCAGGGTAGGCTAGCGGGGACCTGGGGAGGTGAGGACCACACAGGCCCCTGTGCCACTtggggagctggaggagggggctgcAGAGGCAGCAGGGCCGGAAGGGAGACGGCCGCCAGAGCTGTGCTTCACCTGCTCGGAGCCCGGCTCGGCTGGGACCTGCCCTTTCCACCCCACTTCTCTTCTCCTGGTCGACAGGGAGAGAGTCGCGGGGCCTTGGTGAGGGGCAGTGGTCAGCTCTGCTGGCTGAGGGGACCCTAAGGGAGCCCCTGGAGGAAGGGAGATGAGGGTAACGGGACACGCTTCCTGGCTCCCTGTCCTTTCCTGTCCATGCCCCTCTCTGATAGTACATTTTAGAAGTTCACCTGGTGTCTGCCCAAATTTCAGTTGCTTTCATTTTTCCCAGTTAACCTCCTTGGAAactgtcccctccctctgtctctccaatAACTTCCCAAACGTAAGGTGGGGCAGCTGacctttatttcctgtctttgggTGGAGAGGCGCTGCCAGGTGGGTTCCTCTGGGCATCCAGCTGCCTCCTCTGAGCTGGTCAGGCTGCCACCGCCTGTGCTTGCTGGGTAGGGTGCTGGCTGTGCATTTGTTCAGGACCTGGGCTGTTTGGGCTTCCCCAGAGATGGGGTGACCCGCCTAAGCGAAGCTGATTTCCAGTCATTTCTTCCAGAGAGAATTTGATCCTGACTCCTTTGCTAAAGGCACTAGGAAAGCCCGCCCGCTGTAGAAACCAGGCCTGGAAAGTGGCCTGTCCCTGCAACCTGCATTCCCCAGAACGTGACTAGATTTGGAACCTGTGGAGATCAAGGACAGAGGGGCCATGCCCTCCCCTGCTATTACCTAACACCCCAGACCTGGGCGGTGATGGGTCAGTGGCCttagaccccccccaccccaccgccaggAGGAAGACAGCCCGGGTATGCACTTTGGCTCTGCTGTGCACCCACGGAGGGCTTGCAGGGTCGTGTTCCCAGCTGAAGCTGGCTCATCGCCCCCAAAGCCCCTGCGGTTTGGAGGGCCAGCTCCGGGGCTTCTGGGGAAACTGGACCGTATAGGATCATAACCTTTAGCTCCTTCCTGGATGAAGAAGTGATGCCTGCGCGTGCCCCAATAAGGATGGCAGGGGCGGAGGACAGGTCTGGCTGCCATTCCAGCCCTCAGCTGGCCTCCCTGGACCTCCTGAAGTCGTTTGTCAGATTTCCGTCTCCTAGAGCAGAGTGGTTGTGATCGGGCACCTCCCAGTATCGATTACGAAGGCTGGCTTCACACAGGAGGACGATGAACAAATGCTGCCTGTCATCTTTTGAGTGCCCCGTCTCCATGGCAACCACATGCTGGATGATCCTTCTTTACATTTCTGCCATTCCTCTCCTGCAAAACCCTGAGTTCCCCAGAGGCTGGGCCTGTGCCTTGTCTGCCCCAGTGGCCTGGTCCTAAGTTAGCCCAGTGAGTGTGAGCGCGTGACACAAAAATACGTAACTTGTGTTGCTGGGGCCTAAAGATCTGTCTCTTCCATCCTGGGTGGAGGTGTCTGTTGGCTCCGGAGATGCTTACACTCCAGGCGCGGGACCAGCTTTGCACCTCAGTTGCCCTAGGAGGGAACTGGTCTGGagtcctgggggcaggggggctgctGGCTGGGAGATCCTCCTGAAGCACCCCTTCCCCGCCTCGTGCCACTGCTGCCTGATCTGCAGTGGCTCCCTGGTGCGGACTGGACCGGGTGCAAACGCACACACCCCGTCGCCCAGTCTGGACGCTTGGCTCTACTCGAGGGATGGGGCAGCAAGGGAACTGCCATTCGTAACAGCCTCAGGTGCTAAGTCAGACACGTTTACACAGTTTAGTTCGTCTTCACAAGAGCCCTGAGGTGCGGGTCGActccattttacggatgaggagaAGGCTTATCATACTAACttcgtttcttaaattcacaACAGTAAAATGACAGCAGTGGGATTAAATCCAGGGTGGTCTGCTGTGTTACAactggtattcattcattcactcattcattcattctttctgaaGCATCTTCCACATGCCAGACATCACGCTAGAGTTTGGGGCCTCAAAAGAGACCAAGGCGTGTGTGGTCCAGCCATGGCCATCAGCAAGGTGAACACGCCCAGCCCAGAAGAGGGCCCAGGGCCTTGTGTGACCCTTGAGGTCAGGGCCCTTCTCttcccactccacccccccccctttttttaagtagtctccacacccaacatagaAACAAGATAACGAATCCCACGCTCTACCACCTGAGCGGGCCAGGCATCCCTGGGCCCCTTATCTTTCAATTCCTTCGTATTCCTGGGAGGAAACcgccaaaataaaaatgaaagacctATGTAACGCCAGGGCTAGCGTTCAGGGGATTATCTCCATGTCCGAGGGCTTGGAGGAAGG
This genomic window contains:
- the L3MBTL2 gene encoding lethal(3)malignant brain tumor-like protein 2 isoform X2 produces the protein MEKSRGVEEAPSSEPMEEEEEEEDDLELFGGYDSFRSYNSSAGSESSSYLEESSEAENEDREAGELPTSPLHLLSPGTPRSLDGSGSEPAVCEMCGIVGTREAFFSKTKRFCSVSCSRSYSSNSKKASILARLQGKPPTKKAKVLHKAAWSAKIGAFLHSQGTGQLADGTPTGQDALVLGFDWGKFLKDHSYKAAPVSCFKHVPLYDQWEDVMKGMKVEVLNSDAVLPSRVYWIASVIQAAGYRVLLRYEGFENDASHDFWCNLGTVDVHPIGWCAINSKILVPPRTIHAKFTDWKGYLMKRLVGSRTLPVDFHIKMVESMKYPFRQGMRLEVVDKAQVSRTRMAVVDTVIGGRLRLLYEDGDSDDDFWCHMWSPLIHPVGWSRRVGHGIKLSERRSDMAHHPTFRKIYCDAVPYLFKKVRAVYTEGGWFEEGMKLEAIDPLNLGNICVATICKVLLDGYLMICVDGGPSTDGSDWFCYHASSHAIFPATFCQKNDIELTPPKGYESHTFSWDTYLEKTKSKAAPSRLFNMDCPNHGFKVGMKLEAVDLMEPRLICVATVKRVVHRLLSIHFDGWDSEYDQWVDCESPDIYPVGWCELTGYQLQPPVAAEPTTPLKAKEATKKKKKQFGKKRKRIPPSKTRPLRQGSKKPLLEDDLQAAEKISSEPVPEEKRI
- the L3MBTL2 gene encoding lethal(3)malignant brain tumor-like protein 2 isoform X1, which encodes MEKSRGVEEAPSSEPMEEEEEEEDDLELFGGYDSFRSYNSSAGSESSSYLEESSEAENEDREAGELPTSPLHLLSPGTPRSLDGSGSEPAVCEMCGIVGTREAFFSKTKRFCSVSCSRSYSSNSKKASILARLQGKPPTKKAKVLHKAAWSAKIGAFLHSQGTGQLADGTPTGQDALVLGFDWGKFLKDHSYKAAPVSCFKHVPLYDQWEDVMKGMKVEVLNSDAVLPSRVYWIASVIQAAGYRVLLRYEGFENDASHDFWCNLGTVDVHPIGWCAINSKILVPPRTIHAKFTDWKGYLMKRLVGSRTLPVDFHIKMVESMKYPFRQGMRLEVVDKAQVSRTRMAVVDTVIGGRLRLLYEDGDSDDDFWCHMWSPLIHPVGWSRRVGHGIKLSERRSDMAHHPTFRKIYCDAVPYLFKKVRAVYTEGGWFEEGMKLEAIDPLNLGNICVATICKVLLDGYLMICVDGGPSTDGSDWFCYHASSHAIFPATFCQKNDIELTPPKGYESHTFSWDTYLEKTKSKAAPSRLFNMDCPNHGFKVGMKLEAVDLMEPRLICVATVKRVVHRLLSIHFDGWDSEYDQWVDCESPDIYPVGWCELTGYQLQPPVAAEPTTPLKAKEATKKKKKQFGKKRKRIPPSKTRPLRQGSKKPLLEDDLQAAEKISSEPVPEEIIAVRVKEEHLDMATPDKAPSPELPVPIENIKQETDD